The genomic window CTGTACGTGGTACTCGATCTGTTCGTCAATCTGGACGAGTTTACCGAGGACGGTGGGGGCTTCATTGACATCCTGGGTAACGTTTTCGACTATTACGTCTACAACGTACCCGTGTACTTCGCCCAGTTATCAGGGGTGATCACTGCTTTCGCCGCCTGCGGTACGCTGGCCCGCCTGCAGCGGCAGAACGAGATCACGGCCTTCCTGGCCTCGGGGACGAGCACCTACCGGCTGGCGGCTCCGATCATCGTTGCCGGGCTGGCCATGAACCTGCTGCTGGTCATGAATTACGAGGTGGTTCTGCCGAATATTGCCCCCAAGCTGGCCCGGACCCGCGATGACGTTGAGGGGGCCCGGGTTTACGAAGTCTGGTTCATCAAGGATGGGGAGAACCGGCTGATCAGTGCTCAGCAGTTCTCGCCCAAGGAGCAGCGGGCGGGCAAGCTGATTGTGATGGAGTTGTCGACGGATCCCTCGGACAGGGGTGGCCTGGGAGACATGATCCTGGCGGACAAGGCGGACTGGAACGAGGCCAAGCACGGCTGGGATCTGACCAACGGTTTCCGTTACAGTGTGGCCAAGCAGGGTGAAGGGGTTTTCGGCCGGAACCGGATGGTGAAGGAACGGACTCACTTTTACCACAGCACGCTGGTACCGGACGATCTCAAGCTCCGTCAGACGACGCAGTGGCTAGCGTTTCTGGGCACTCGCCAGTTGAATGCCCTGGCGGAGCATGGCGACGTGGATCGTCTCCGCATTGCCCAGATCAAGCACCGGCGGTTCACGGAACCGATCGGCAACATGATCCTGCTCCTGCTTGGTTTGCCGTTTTTCATGAACCGACTGCCGACCAGCATTCTGACGCAGGGTGGCAAGGCCCTGCTGGTATGTGCAGTCAGTTTCCTGATTACTTTTGCCGGGCAGCAGGTTGCCGGCACGCTCGAGGTGTCCCCCGCCCTGCCGG from Phycisphaerae bacterium includes these protein-coding regions:
- a CDS encoding LptF/LptG family permease: MLRTLDRYLLRSFVSNYVLSLFVLISLYVVLDLFVNLDEFTEDGGGFIDILGNVFDYYVYNVPVYFAQLSGVITAFAACGTLARLQRQNEITAFLASGTSTYRLAAPIIVAGLAMNLLLVMNYEVVLPNIAPKLARTRDDVEGARVYEVWFIKDGENRLISAQQFSPKEQRAGKLIVMELSTDPSDRGGLGDMILADKADWNEAKHGWDLTNGFRYSVAKQGEGVFGRNRMVKERTHFYHSTLVPDDLKLRQTTQWLAFLGTRQLNALAEHGDVDRLRIAQIKHRRFTEPIGNMILLLLGLPFFMNRLPTSILTQGGKALLVCAVSFLITFAGQQVAGTLEVSPALPAWIPILVFGPVAVLLLDNVKT